A DNA window from Pogona vitticeps strain Pit_001003342236 chromosome 2, PviZW2.1, whole genome shotgun sequence contains the following coding sequences:
- the LOC110073417 gene encoding sterile alpha motif domain-containing protein 9-like: MDYKKLPLDEWLEHHVSCWLESTGIKKEYVEKLYEEEVTGPTLKVLDEPFLKKMGMKKGQIQLLMKKRDQLLEENTGKDFTPEDVKKADESDNNNKNSKKKKQKKQKHRSMVSSTEEQKDDLEEIKHEQTDIKSAPLRHRASKLQCSGEKDMAHTTAAASNTETVRDTSALNEPLRLSLFRPFNRDSVNFKYVSNTVLSPETGVKDLITPCHEYKSFVTAARLDRTRLQAKFAHELIKFASACLNVRTNGTIHFGVVDSVEEKGWAHGQIVGVPIRDRDMYVDALDYIEKCFDSDSQEAARLCIHPPVFIEVIQRDSREQFFVVEVDIEPLSSIVKGKLFQVRIPSFNEQNNKVNFEKTNGFERVGTRSQPIKYENPVRFTEELQERDSWREKAETSAHGNQIESPQNLGRKLSILLTDGKNCLDSSMWYILVTNKCGEEDLKSINFLMHMNIFCVFDFDEDSNVSGLYSKYKEHHATSSHFLKNYSNDSKMSTTEFQKHLCLFVKKSWIFCNGRSDFLGNEETCDENTWIRTRRKYLKKAVSFICDDVLPKGSFLVIFLLLSPVEKPMVETFHEFYSEMNGMDFIICLAESKENYDKWANLAQASCSSIETLKQKSIVGMKLSHVDATVQNMLPSTTNYRHLPVSTKGICSLPPLEEEKMYSLEILCADQCDDIKLDLLSAKEIEEIDEHFYRGKKVSWKNFWLADKRKCEEIIEREACKEASRMLNDILWGNQFRYPVTKLKVFHHPGSGGSTVARQVLWKQRKDLRCAVIRTMYPVATVCQHAVDFRHYDERDLRSSLPVLLLVEDYDEEYLDELYYSLTDAMGPNIRHPSRPSFILLCCKRSNVPNKLCKASHQDTVAVTHKLTDQEKNLFERKLEKFQKQKDFKLEYIITFVLMSKEFEPTYVREFVEHLLKDIDFSSRVTTLMRYVALLNFYVHNSYISLSHCEAFLGLMPYEEMTARQHDFISNLSEQAQLIFIELRETTTYITSIQIIHHLVAKEILNQLSESRPQSKIAMELLQEKAFLQHRFGREEFLKFIRDLFIKRDKKSRGDNTDSLFSPFIEHVCNTEDPEKAIGVLKHAYECLGEDAFFAQQLARLHYNYEKFDDAKQWAEKARSLLPTDSFILDTEGQVYRKWFSFRVDKMSNEATPEDIIQTIETALKAMKCFRAAQQAAKSEKDSMNNSGYFGEVEVGCRLLKLLSTLDVFPKTANREHPKLVRYLLTDYIPEDIKKPWGKLHSRLKGLRQNIYNALDWISEDLSYFQTDKNQTDEDDEKEEQVHNPRGWLKRQCTVYAMFFSSETLLEENGAGSKTQLIRQMHIYKYGGGNVTTILSFLSDKNDKKAIQSLEKIITLYSEAPQKDSLEDTDRIHYILCHFTLACLAPGSSRLLDLRTLRELSKPFYKKRKTTFPASAHFLLTLLYWPDAAMDKDSNSEKDDILKSALDTLKRLHDIKIKDVAPRRKRIYTIFFLGKGYGLGKIVPKVKIDKLMKGSLDERRKMWQNGGVWKVGEVHTVLERVNGWTEDGKVFAMGHAGRIPILPLHFDSMPPGNENVKFYVGFSFNGLVAHDIQVKM; the protein is encoded by the exons atgg ATTACAAAAAACTGCCTCTGGATGAATGGCTTGAGCATCATGTTAGCTGCTGGTTGGAGTCCACTGGAATTAAGAAGGAGTATGTAGAAAAACTCTATGAAGAGGAAGTAACTGGCCCAACGCTTAAAGTATTAGATGAACCGTTCCTCAAGAAAATGGGCATGAAGAAAGGCCAGATTCAACTACTTATGAAGAAGAGAGATCAACTTCTGGAGGAGAACACGGGGAAAGATTTTACCCCTGAGGACGTCAAGAAGGCAGATGAatcagacaacaacaacaaaaattcaaagaagaaaaaacagaaaaaacaaaaacatagatCGATGGTTTCATCAACTGAAGAACAAAAAGATGACCTAGAAGAAATCAAACATGAACAAACTGACATTAAGTCAGCTCCTTTAAGGCACAGAGCTTCAAAACTACAGTGCTCAGGTGAAAAAGATATGGCACACACAACTGCTGCAGCTAGCAACACAGAAACCGTAAGGGATACCTCTGCTCTGAATGAACCACTACGCCTCAGTCTGTTCAGGCCATTCAACAGGGACAGTGTTAATTTTAAATACGTTAGCAATACAGTACTCTCTCCGGAAACAGGTGTCAAAGATCTAATTACCCCTTGCCATGAATACAAATCCTTTGTTACAGCTGCTAGGCTGGACAGAACAAGACTGCAGGCAAAGTTTGCCCATGAATTGATCAAGTTTGCCTCTGCTTGCCTGAATGTCCGAACAAATGGCACCATTCACTTTGGTGTCGTGGACAGTGTTGAAGAAAAGGGCTGGGCGCATGGGCAGATTGTTGGAGTACCCATAAGAGACAGAGACATGTATGTGGATGCTTTAGATTACATAGAAAAATGTTTTGATTCAGATTCTCAGGAGGCTGCAAGACTGTGCATTCATCCTCCTGTTTTTATTGAAGTGATTCAGAGAGACAGTCGTGAGCAATTCTTTGTTGTAGAAGTTGACATAGAACCATTATCTAGCATTGTAAAAGGGAAGTTATTTCAAGTACGTATACCCAGTTTTAATGAACAAAATAACAAGGTAAACTTTGAAAAGACAAATGGCTTTGAAAGAGTAGGTACAAGGTCTCAgccaataaaatatgaaaatccagTGCGTTTCACTGAGGAGCTGCAGGAGAGAGACTCTTGGAGAGAAAAGGCTGAAACGTCTGCTCATGGCAATCAAATAGAAAGTCCTCAAAATTTAGGTCGAAAGTTATCCATTCTGTTGACAGATGGCAAAAACTGCCTAGATAGCTCTATGTGGTATATTCTTGTTACAAACAAATGTGGGGAGGAAGACCTCAAGTCTATTAACTTTTTGATGCACATGAATATTTTCTGTGTATTTGATTTTGATGAAGATTCAAATGTGTCAGGTTTGTATTCCAAGTACAAAGAACATCATGCAACCAGTTCTCATTTCTTGAAAAATTACTCCAATGATAGCAAGATGAGCACCACTGAATTTCAAAAACATCTCTGTCTGTTTGTGAAGAAAAGCTGGATATTTTGCAATGGACGCAGCGACTTTCTTGGAAATGAAGAAACTTGCGATGAAAATACTTGGATTAGAACCAGAAGGAAGTATCTGAAAAAAGCAGTATCTTTTATCTGTGATGACGTTCTCCCAAAGGGATCTTTTCTGGTGATTTTCCTTCTCTTGTCACCTGTGGAGAAACCAATGGTAGAGACCTTCCATGAATTTTACAGTGAAATGAATGGCATGGATTTCATAATATGTCTTGCCGAGTCTAAAGAAAACTATGATAAGTGGGCTAATCTAGCTCAGGCATCCTGCAGCAGCATTGAAACCCTAAAACAGAAAAGTATTGTAGGTATGAAGCTAAGCCATGTGGATGCTACTGTTCAAAATATGTTGCCTTCTACAACAAATTATAGACATTTGCCAGTTTCTACAAAGGGGATATGTTCACTTCCCCCtctggaagaagagaaaatgtattCTCTTGAAATATTATGTGCTGATCAGTGTGATGATATCAAACTGGATCTTCTCAGtgcaaaagaaatagaggaaatagATGAGCATTTTTATCGGGGTAAAAAGGTCAGCTGGAAGAATTTCTGGCTTGCTGATAAAAGAAAATGTGAGGAAATTATTGAGCGGGAAGCTTGTAAAGAGGCTTCTAGAATGCTGAATGATATTTTGTGGGGGAATCAGTTCAGGTATCCAGTGACTAAACTGAAAGTATTCCATCATCCTGGAAGCGGAGGAAGTACTGTCGCAAGACAAGTGTTGTGGAAACAAAGGAAGGATTTGCGATGTGCCGTCATCAGAACAATGTACCCAGTTGCCACTGTCTGCCAGCATGCAGTTGACTTCCGACATTATGATGAAAGAGATCTCAGGAGTTCTCTCCCTGTCCTTCTTTTGGTGGAAGATTATGATGAAGAATATCTAGATGAGTTATATTATTCTTTAACTGATGCCATGGGACCTAATATCCGCCATCCTTCCAGACCTTCGTTCATCCTCCTGTGCTGTAAACGGTCCAATGTCCCTAATAAGCTTTGCAAAGCTTCTCATCAGGATACAGTTGCTGTTACTCATAAATTGACAGAccaagaaaaaaatctgtttgaaagAAAGCTAGAAAAATTTCAAAAGCAGAAGGATTTTAAATTGGAATACATCATTACATTTGTACTTATGAGCAAAGAATTTGAACCAACATATGTGAGAGAATTTGTAGAACATTTGCTCAAAGATATAGACTTTTCTTCTCGTGTAACAACACTGATGAGGTACGTTGCCTTACTCAATTTCTATGTGCATAATTCATACATCTCCTTATCCCACTGTGAAGCTTTCCTGGGACTCATGCCTTATGAAGAAATGACAGCGAGACAACATGATTTCATAAGTAACTTAAGTGAACAGGCACAGCTTATTTTCATTGAGCTGAGAGAAACTACCACTTATATTACATCCATTCAAATAATACACCACCTTGTTGCAAAGGAAATACTGAATCAGCTCTCAGAAAGTCGGCCTCAGAGTAAAATTGCCATGGAACTTCtccaagaaaaagcatttcttcAGCATAGGTTTGGGCGGGAGGAATTCCTAAAGTTCATCAGAGATCTGTTTATAAAGCGTGACAAAAAGAGTAGAGGAGATAACACCGATAGCCTGTTTTCTCCATTCATCGAGCATGTTTGTAACACCGAAGACCCTGAAAAAGCTATAGGGGTTTTAAAGCATGCTTATGAATGTCTGGGAGAAGATGCCTTTTTTGCCCAACAACTTGCTAGGTTACATTACAATTATGAAAAGTTTGATGATGCAAAACAGTGGGCAGAAAAAGCCAGATCTCTTTTGCCAACAGATTCGTTTATCCTGGACACAGAAGGGCAGGTATATAGGAAGTGGTTTAGCTTTAGAGTGGACAAAATGTCAAATGAAGCCACTCCTGAAGACATCATTCAAACTATCGAAACAGCCCTTAAAGCAATGAAATGTTTCCGAGCTGCACAACAGGCGGCAAAGTCTGAGAAAGATAGCATGAATAACTCAGGTTATTTTGGAGAAGTAGAAGTGGGATGTCGTTTATTGAAGCTACTATCTACACTTGATGTATTCCCTAAAACTGCAAACAGAGAACATCCTAAACTTGTCCGATATTTACTTACCGATTACATTCCAGAAGATATAAAAAAGCCTTGGGGAAAACTTCATAGTCGCTTAAAAGGCTTACGACAGAACATTTACAATGCTCTGGATTGGATCTCAGAAGATCTGAGTTATTTCCAAACAGATAAAAACCAAAcagatgaggatgatgagaaagaagaacaagttCACAATCCTCGAGGATGGCTCAAAAGACAATGCACAGTATATGCAATGTTCTTTAGTTCAGAAACACTGCTTGAAGAAAATGGTGCGGGATCTAAAACCCAACTGATCCGGCAAATGCATATTTATAAATATGGTGGTGGAAATGTCACCACTATTCTGTCATTTCTGTCAGATAAGAATGATAAGAAAGCAATTCAAAGTCTTGAAAAAATAATAACCTTATACTCAGAAGCCCCACAGAAAGACAGCCTAGAGGACACAGACCGTATACATTATATATTATGTCATTTTACCCTAGCATGTCTGGCACCTGGCTCTTCCAGGCTCCTTGACCTTCGGACGCTCCGAGAACTCAGCAAGCCAttttataaaaagagaaaaaccacaTTTCCCGCCAGTGCTCATTTTTTGCTTACTCTGCTTTACTGGCCTGATGCTGCCATGGACAAAGATTCTAACTCAGAAAAAGATGATATCTTAAAATCAGCCCTTGATACATTAAAACGCTTACATGACATCAAAATTAAAGATGTTGCTCCAAGGAGGAAAAGAATTTACACCATCTTTTTCTTGGGAAAAGGCTATGGCTTAGGAAAGATTGTGCCCAAGGTGAAGATTGACAAATTAATGAAGGGTTCTCTGGATGAGCGGCGAAAAATGTGGCAAAATGGCGGAGTGTGGAAAGTAGGGGAAGTACATACAGTGCTTGAGAGGGTGAATGGGTGGACAGAAGATGGCAAAGTTTTCGCAATGGGTCACGCAGGACGAATTCCAATTCTGCCTTTGCATTTTGATTCAATGCCACctggaaatgaaaatgtaaaattctatgtaggtttttcttttaatggtcTTGTTGCCCATGACATTCAGGTAAAAATGTAG
- the ZC3H10 gene encoding zinc finger CCCH domain-containing protein 10 produces the protein MPDRDNTYNGSGSDEASANSDDICRDFLRNVCKRGKRCRFRHPDINEVTNLGVSKNEFIFCHDFQNKECVRINCRFIHGTKEDEDCYKKTGELPPRLRQKVAAGLGLSPADLPNSKEEVPICRDFLKGDCQRGAKCKFQHLQRDYEYDARGLPAREQGITTPVRRYDSYDPMYDSDRCYDDHDPVLKRRRVDGLHFETYEYNFTSPRTVEYRLLEEENLMLRKRVEDLKKQVNNLLATNEVLLEQNAQFRNQAKVMTLSSTATATEQTLAPTVGTVTNYNHSIAQTHTTLSSQALQPRPVTQQDLVAPAGAQAAPPSNAAPPMNPEITPLSAALAQTIAQGMAPPVSMAPVAVSVAPVAVSMAQPLGGITMSHATTPMVTYPIASQSMRITAMPH, from the coding sequence ATGCCCGACCGGGATAACACCTATAACGGCAGTGGCAGCGATGAGGCAAGTGCGAACTCCGATGACATCTGCCGAGACTTCTTGCGCAACGTCTGCAAGCGAGGCAAGCGCTGCCGCTTCCGCCACCCAGACATCAATGAGGTGACGAACCTGGGCGTGAGCAAGAATGAGTTCATCTTCTGCCACGACTTCCAGAACAAGGAGTGCGTCCGTATCAACTGCCGCTTCATCCATGGCACCAAAGAAGACGAGGACTGTTACAAAAAGACTGGGGAGCTCCCTCCACGTCTCCGCCAGAAAGTGGCCGCTGGGCTCGGCCTTTCCCCGGCGGATCTGCCCAACAGCAAGGAGGAGGTCCCTATCTGTAGGGACTTTCTCAAGGGAGATTGCCAGCGTGGGGCCAAGTGTAAGTTTCAGCACTTGCAGCGGGATTATGAGTATGATGCCCGAGGGCTGCCCGCCCGAGAACAGGGCATCACGACTCCGGTACGTCGATACGACTCCTATGACCCCATGTACGACTCTGACCGATGCTATGACGACCATGACCCTGTCCTTAAGCGGCGGCGGGTGGACGGCCTTCATTTTGAGACTTATGAGTACAACTTTACTAGCCCCCGTACCGTGGAGTACCGGCTCTTGGAGGAGGAGAACTTAATGCTTCGCAAACGTGTGGAGGACCTCAAGAAGCAGGTGAACAACCTCCTGGCGACAAACGAAGTCCTCTTGGAACAGAACGCCCAGTTCCGCAATCAAGCCAAGGTGATGACTCTCAGCTCCACAGCTACAGCCACTGAGCAGACTCTGGCTCCCACCGTTGGCACAGTTACCAACTACAATCATAGCATTGCCCAGACTCACACCACCCTGAGCAGCCAAGCTCTACAGCCACGGCCTGTCACCCAGCAGGATTTGGTAGCACCAGCAGGAGCGCAGGCAGCACCCCCCAGCAACGCAGCGCCTCCAATGAACCCTGAGATCACCCCATTGTCGGCAGCTCTGGCACAAACCATTGCCCAAGGCATGGCTCCGCCTGTCTCCATGGCACCCGTGGCTGTATCGGTAGCTCCTGTGGCTGTATCCATGGCTCAGCCGCTGGGGGGCATCACCATGAGTCATGCCACAACGCCCATGGTGACATAccccattgcctcccagagtatGAGGATAACAGCCATGCCTCACTAG